Within the Epinephelus lanceolatus isolate andai-2023 chromosome 9, ASM4190304v1, whole genome shotgun sequence genome, the region TAGTAGTAATAGGCAATGCAATTACTTTACCCCCAAGATTACATAATGCATTTCAAATTTGCAAGCTTAAGTGGGCATTAAGAAGAGGCTCTCTTCCTGTATGAAGGACATTCTCTTATCCTAACACAAGGTATAAACAGCAATAGGAAAGCAAAGAGATAGagtgcagacagagacagaaagttGAGCCTAACACTATAAAGCAAcatcagaaaaataaattaatctgAAGGTCTGTGGTAAAAGAGTTCCTCTACCTCTCAGCTGAGGACAAACATTATTGTTAACCAACCTACAATTCACCATCTTACCTTCCTTTGCCAGAACCAGAGGCCTCACAACCCTCCTTGTATtccttgtttttctcctcacagtCACCCAGTCCCTCCTCATAGTCAGCGTCAAAGTCAGGGCAGTCATCTTCTTCAGGCTCAGGCTCAGGCTCAGGCTCGGGCTCAGCGTTCACATCAAACACGTGTTCGCCTTGCTTCATCTTCTCCAAAAGCTGATTCATGGTCTGAAAGAAAATGCACAGTCACACTGTCTCTGTAAATAAAAGCATGCAGTTGATTTGACTGAACCATATGGCCGTAGATCCTGAGCTGCAGTCCTAGAGAAGATTTCTGGATGTTAAATTGGTTGTCACCGTAGTCTCTGCAGCATGTTGACATGCACATTTTAACAGCAGATATCAGGTGATGCATGCATTGGTCTTTTTTGGTGAAGTTTTTTAAAGGTCATCTTGATGCGTTAGCACCCTGACAGTAGTGTCCCTTAGACAAGATCTTAACAACTGGGCACTATGGTTCCAGCTTTGAATTGAGAGCCTGTAAGTTCTTACCAACATCTGCTCCTTTTTCTATGGAAAAgtgtctgctgttttttttagcatttgtgTACTTATATATCTGCATACTGAAGACTAGGACTGTCACTTTATCAAAAAGGGTGTATAACATCTCCCATCAATTGGCTATCACACACAAAACCATTTTATACCAACATCACTGTCTGCAGCAGGCAATAGAAAAATGTTAAGACTTAGACTTTTTAATACCTTATAAAAAGTTTACAAAATATTGGTTAGACTAAGTGTCAACAAAATTAAGCAGCAAATCCATAAACACAAGCAGTTTAATAAATGGCTTGGTCAGATCTGCAGGATGGAGGCTCCGCTACCAAATTACAGAGCAGAGTGACATTTAACACCAAGTGTAGACGACTGCCAAGTCCAAGCACAAGAAGAAGCAATGTCCAAGAACAATTCACTTGTTCCTCACATTGTGAAACAAGCCAAAATGCTTACATGCAATGGATTTACTGTCCCTGCTACTCCACACAATGTAACTTCACATCAGCACTGAGATGGTCACGCATGCTTATAGCACTACTCAGACATGTTAAAACTGGTAATGTAAAGAGAATATGCTTAACAACAAAGGATCAAATGACTCTGTATGAATGTGTCGTTTCCACCTTGAAGGATTACAAACATTTGAGAGGAATTGCTGGTTTTATACCACTTAATCTGAGAAATTCCCTCTGAACAATTTCTAATATCCGGCCTAGTGGTTAAATGGTTTCTCTGACCTGCTCAGGGTTCCAGCTAGTGAAGGAGAAGTCCTGCAGCGAGGGGCAGATGGCACTTTTCTCCTGGGAGCGTTGCAGTCCAGCTGTCAGAAACACAGCACAGTCAGAAGGTGGTTTACCAATTTTGCCAAGGAGCAGCTCAAAAGATAACACAAAGCTAGCTACACTGAGGTTCAGACAAACACTTTTAATAGGACAGTGTATAATGACTACCTAAAAGTTTATGTTAATGAAAGAAACCATAGTTTTGGGCCTGTTAAATGCTTTTTACCCATGAATGGGGATGCAGGGACTCcctgtggaggtggaggagagtaCGAGGGTCTGGACTGCAGGAGGGTCATGTAGGAGGGAAACAGCAGCTCGCAGCGACTGTTCTCGCTGAAGAGAACTGACAGGAAGACGCCGGCCGTGCTGCTCTCATCAAAAGATGAGGCCATCCGCTGAAACATGGGGTCCACCTGGGTGGGTGAGAAAGACAGTTGATCAAgtcaaaaacagtaaaatgaccTTCATTTATATTAATGTCCTTTGGTTATTTGATGTGAAGATCAGTTGGGTATGGAAAGGTGAGGCAGTCATAGTGGAGACCAAAGGTAATGGTTTGATGAGAGCTTAGTGACCCAGGTCTAATAAATTTAATTATCATCAAATATGAACTTATCAGTCACCAGTCATTCAGTGGATATCAGGTCATTATGAAATTTTAATCAAAGATAGAATGATATACTGCAACTGGAGGGATGTTGCCTTAAGTGTCCTCTGATACTGATACATCAGATCAATATAGGGGCTGATATTAACATTTCATCAGTTCTACAgttctaaataaaaaaaaaacagcactgtCAGTGCAATGCATTGAATTAGCCAATAAAATGAGAACAAGATGAGAGGTGGGATTGGTGCATCCTCTTAACTTGattgtagaaaacaagtgtCACACACGTTTGGCTCcatatgcattttttaattttattttgatgggCCCAAGGGTCGAAACAACAAACGTTTGTTGAtctagaagaagaagaaggcccAAAGACCaaatatcatcaaaataaaagaaatgcatatggagccagagtgttttcttgttttctacATTCAAGTCAATTGCCAGTTATCAGTACCTCATTATAATTCTTGGTGTGTGTTACTTTTATATTCTAAGCATCCTCTTATCTTAACAAGCAGGGGAATTCATATTAGCATATAGCCCTGTTCAGCCAAAAGGTCCCAGGAACATTCTCTTTGTATCTACTGCGTCTGAAGAATAAAGTATTATGTGAACCCTGACTAACTGCAATTTGTCCAACAGCACAGCTGTCTTCCTTATGATGGGTGTCATCCAAAATAAAATTGTTCTGTTAAGATAACACCATACCTCACACTTCCTCTCAGACTCGACACTATTGATGTTGCTCAGGTTCTGCTCTACTGTCTTCTTAGGAGGTCTCTTTTTCTTTGGCTGTTTGGCAGTCACTTCACTTGCTGCAACCCCATCATTATCTCTGTCTTCCTCCACACCGTGGTCTGAATATGCACAAAAATTGAGAGAAACAAAAAGCATAAGTCTCAGATAACGGAGCAATGTGAGCAGACAAAGATTTACATCCTGTAGTGCAGCCGAAACAATTCTGCGTCATATCTCCTGTGTAATTCAGTGTATTCAAATGAAAGTCCACCACACATGAAAGTGAGAGAAAATCACATTGCTCTCACCTTCTCCAGGTTTGGTCTCTGCCCCCAGGCCACCCAGCACTCTGTAAGCATCAGCATGAACAGCATCCACCCTCACAGCATAGATCTTTGTACTGGCATCTAAAGTGCCAGCTGCCACCTTTAGGaggacaaacacacaagcaAGAGTCAGGTCAAGTCAATTTTACTTATATAGCTAAATATCACAAACTACGAAATTTGCCTCAAGAGGAAACGCAAACATACTACACACTGCATGTAAAATAAATTTACTAATCATGCATTGTTACCCCTAAGAACACtgctcatatatatatatatatatatatatatatatatatatatatatatatatatatatatatatatatatatatatatatatatatatatatatatatatacacacacacacacacacatatatatatatatatatatatatatatatatatatatttttttttttaataattacaataatcCCTTCAAACTTTAGTAATGCATCTGCAGCTCTCATTAAGTTTACTCAGGTAACTGCAGATTgttcaaataaaacactgtgCTCCATGGTGTATTTTCAGACTTGAATGCTCAACTTCACTGGATTCAAGACCTCTAAATGATAAGGGGAAACTGTTTCTTTGAAGTAAACTTCACCCATCtgatatgaaatgaaaaatatccAAGTTACTGTACagcttttcacatttttggacAGCTGACTACAAAGTCTGTGTGCCTAGGCTTTTCAAGGTTAAACAGGATAAATAGCTTTAGCAGATAAAGTAAGATACATTTGATTTGACTTCATTAAATTATTCAAAAGTTCAAAGACTTCTGGGGAACCGAGGGAATATCAAAGGCTTGAAAAAAGTAGCCGAGATAAAAAAACCCTCAAACCTTGAAGTTTGTGAGCTCAGAATCCTTCTGTTTGAGAATATCAGCCATGTAATCAATTAGATGCAGACCAAAGGCATTTTTCGTGGTGATTTTCTGTCAGAAAGAACAAAATACATTAGTCTTTGATTTATTCCTTTGAAGTCTTAACTCTCTCCATTTCAGAAGTAACAGACATACATCTTAAATAAAGGGAAAATgtaagacaaggagaaaacacCATTACATTTCCattgtaattattttaacaCTCCAAAAGGCAAACTGTGTGAGACAGTGAAAGCTtgcgctctctctccctctctctctctctccctctccagtGCACACATACTCACATTCTCAGTGGAGAGTTTTATGCAGGTGGAGTAATGCTCTGAGATCTGTGCATTTGACAGCTTGGGCACGGCAGCAGGTGTCCCCGAGGTGCTGCATACAAAAATTAGATTAGCTTTAAGAACTTATGATACATATTAGCAGGGCAGGAAGAAAGTGGCGATGAGTAAGAAAGCCATGGTTTTAAATATTTCTAGAAATCAAAGTCATTCAAACGCTACATGACAGACTGTCACCAAAGTCCTgctcaaaacacagccaaaaGCATGATTTGCAAAACCTTTACCTCTACAGCTTACCTATGAGCTGCAGAGTCATTAAAGGAGGAGTCAGTAGCAGCCTGAAGGTCAATGACTCTTGACCTTCGGCGCTGACGTCGTTCCTGCTCATCATCATTGCCGGGAAAGGCTGCCAGCAGTGGAGTGCTGCAGGCTGCAGGGGACAGACCCTTGTTCTTAAATGAGGACGACGTCCATCCTGAACGTATATGGGAGGCGGGTGTGGAGGCTGCACTCATTTTAgctgaaaaaaagagaaaaccaCAATAATCTACATGTTGGCACAGGCCCAAATTTCACCTTTAAGAAAAATAGTTAGgatcatgttttcatgttcagaaagataaaaataaagtagGTAGCAGAATGTTACACATACTCAAAGTATCTGCAACTCATTTGTAATGTGTTGTTTCAATGCATTTGATAAGCTGATATGACAAtgttcattttaacatttttaagttGAGTGGTTAATTGAGCATGGAATTGTACGGACAGGAGAGAtagaaatatacagtattttgAATGCGTGTATAGAATTACTTGCAGTGTGAGAGACTATCGGTCTTAGAAAAGTGGAAACTACCTACGTTTTTGTGCTTATATTTTACAGTTATATTATAAAGCTAAATCTGACACGCTTCTCTTCTCAGTGAGGTGCACACAGTGATTCATATCATGTAAACGTAACGATGTGCATCTGCAAATTAACTTGTAATGACAAAGATTAGACAAGTTTCAGCCTTCACCTTTTAAGGCACCAACCTTTTCCACCCACAGAAGGTGCCACATAATGTAACTTATGTACCAAAACTTAATGGGCTACGCATGTAAATCCTGTATCTTTCTGGTGGAACTTCACGTTCACTCATAAAGAAAAGGACTCCAGCGGGCTCATAATGTTAAATTACCTGGAGAGTATTTtttgagaaagaaaaatgttttgttaacaCAGCATATTTGCTAAGGTACCATACCGGTCTAATAACATGCTGAAACCGAACAAAACAAACGTTGCCCCAGCTCTATGAGCTAAGCTAACTTCGCATACAACTTAGCATAACAATGCTAGCTTCGGCTAGCATTAGCTAATATAAACGTGTTCTCACTATCATTGTTGGCTAACTGGCTTACTGACACACAAGAACTTAACCACAAAACTTACTTGGTCCACTAAACGTACCTCGAAATGTCTAAAATCCGATGTGGCTTTGCTGCGTCTCGTTATAATTTGTAAAACAGCATACAGAAAACAGACCGGAGTTTTTCTTCCTGGGCAGCGTTTGAATTTTTGCGCCGGACGGTTTACGTAACAAGACCATACGTCATGACGTTAACCACGCCCACTCAGAGGTTTTCCGTTTGACTCACTAGCTGATCAGCCcaaaaaatcattgttttattagTAGACTTGTAGTTGTTGTAGTAGAGAAGTAGCAGTATTGTATTAATCTGTTCTTTGATAGCCTATcgtttcttttcattttatgattctgttttttaaaatacacttttcAGACTTCATCAAGCTGAGTTCATGAGATTCTGCTCAGTATTTTGTACTACATGAAAAAAACCTCATTGTGTAATAGGCCTGTTTGTTTCTCCAGTTAGTGATATGCCttgttgctgcagctgcactttcaCAATTGGTAACAAAGCTGTTGATAGCTCTCATAAACACTTTATCCAGACATTGTATTACGTGACACAATAATCTGTATGCACATTTCCCCCTTCTTTGTATCACTTGATTCTTTTGATTGCATTGAACTAGGTCATGATCATTGATAATTTGATGAGCCCTGTGATTCTCTGAGTGGTCTGTTCTTTCAGCAGCATAATTATTAGGGCAGCGATCGGAGGTGATGGGAAAACGTTGCTCAACCGTGTTTCTTATAATCCTGCCAGATCAGGCAGGATAGGATGGGGATTGAAGGGCACTCAGCTGTGACTTagtaaaataaaactaataCTGTGGTTCAGTTCACAGCAGAACAAAACAGGCATCACTCCCACGTGCATCATTCTCACTTATTTCATTAAAATTGCCTCTGAGACAAGTCagcacacaaataaacaaacatgtaaCTGCCCCTGTAGGCCATCAgtatcatttttaatatgtCAAAAGAGACATACAATGACATGTCCTAGCTGCAGTGTTCCATTGCATTTACCTTTACCACCATACAACAGATTTCCTTTTGACATCTGTCACTTGATGTTTAGTCAAAGTTTTATGACTTATCTTTCATCAGTATGAAAGttgatattgttgttgttgttgttgttttttaacaaaacacacCATTTACACCCAGCCAGTGGGCGGCCTAATGTCTCTTAGGGCTTTCCTTGTTTTCTAATAACATAAAGTCACATTTCATCAATTCAAGTGGAAATCTTCATATCTGATTCTTAAAATGGAATATTACTACAATGAAGTTTCTGTCAATCACATAACAAGTACAATAATTCATATTATGTAAAGTGGCAAAGATATATGATTCTTTTTAATGTCTTGTCTTGCTTATTAGAGATAAAATTTGatgaaacattttctgttgCCCAATGTGGATACACTGTATTTGCTCCCATTTGCtctgttgtatgtttctgtggAAACATTAATTTCCCAGGCAACTGGAATATGTGTTGAGAGTCGACCAGAGAGAGTATGTTAACAACAAGAAGAGAACCACAGCTGCTCACTAGATGGCAGTAAAAAATAAGGCTCCACTCTGGCAAGTAACAGTACTGGTATGGCATTTGTTGCATACCCCCTATTTGctgtaaattaaaaacaattccCCCAGGACAAAGT harbors:
- the ncaph gene encoding condensin complex subunit 2 translates to MSAASTPASHIRSGWTSSSFKNKGLSPAACSTPLLAAFPGNDDEQERRQRRRSRVIDLQAATDSSFNDSAAHSTSGTPAAVPKLSNAQISEHYSTCIKLSTENKITTKNAFGLHLIDYMADILKQKDSELTNFKVAAGTLDASTKIYAVRVDAVHADAYRVLGGLGAETKPGEDHGVEEDRDNDGVAASEVTAKQPKKKRPPKKTVEQNLSNINSVESERKCEVDPMFQRMASSFDESSTAGVFLSVLFSENSRCELLFPSYMTLLQSRPSYSPPPPQGVPASPFMAGLQRSQEKSAICPSLQDFSFTSWNPEQTMNQLLEKMKQGEHVFDVNAEPEPEPEPEPEEDDCPDFDADYEEGLGDCEEKNKEYKEGCEASGSGKGRDVIPIGEGDIATMCLQLSSQPREYSYFSPRTMATWAGPGYWQFKPKHKLDHLPDKETRKRKPKKTFEIDFNDDVNFDTYFRTTRAATTNTKSALSASNKKTTLPADFQFPPETLSQLSLKPSSSLSQEGQKRLSGELGEGIGDYDYNNANDTANFCPGLQGADSDDDVEGFAGSDDTQPSGDSIPPPSQALEGISTYGEEDLVPEPHRVNKIEINYAKTAKKMDMKRLKNGMWTLLTESPEKPTEEVDTVEKPQVCGEKVFSQTTKTLLQRLPNTMAQNLSVPLAFVALLHLANEKNLELVKVDDMSDIIIRQGR